One stretch of Zerene cesonia ecotype Mississippi chromosome 20, Zerene_cesonia_1.1, whole genome shotgun sequence DNA includes these proteins:
- the LOC119834988 gene encoding serine/threonine-protein kinase Aurora-1: MNIQKSESKENRPPIVGRSLVPSTSTPMIQATTDGFKVPTLPVSRPLAHNNKATVAGEPVKPEGKKEEKKKQWTIADFDLGRPLGKGKFGNVYLAREKESHYVVALKVLFKSQIHDSEIEHQVRREVEIQCRLRHPNILRMYGYFHDEKRIYFILEYAKHGALYKLLKERGRFDDRTAAIYVRDLTKALIYCHSKKVIHRDLKPENLLIGHNWELKIADFGWSVHSPSSRRMTLCGTLDYLSPEMIDGKPHSYAVDIWSLGVLCYELLVGLPPFDAKDSHQTYKKIRYVIIKYPEFVSEKAKDLMGKLLVINPEQRLPLASVLQHPWIIENAPEGATAPAFNPEPKQL, encoded by the coding sequence atgaatattcaaaAGAGCGAGTCCAAAGAAAATAGACCTCCAATTGTTGGGCGATCTCTAGTGCCGTCTACAAGTACACCGATGATTCAAGCGACAACAGATGGTTTCAAAGTACCAACACTGCCTGTAAGTCGACCCCTCGCTCACAATAACAAAGCAACAGTAGCAGGAGAACCTGTAAAACCTGAAGGAAAGAAAGAGGAGAAAAAGAAGCAATGGACTATAGCGGATTTTGACTTAGGACGACCACTGGGCAAAGGTAAATTTGGAAATGTTTACTTAGCTAGAGAGAAAGAATCGCACTACGTAGTTGCTCTAAAAGTATTGTTCAAAAGTCAAATTCACGATTCGGAAATAGAACATCAAGTGCGTCGCGAAGTTGAAATACAATGTCGCCTTCGACATCCCAATATACTGCGAATGTACGGTTACTTCCATGACGAAAAACGCATATACTTTATCTTGGAATACGCGAAACATGGTGCTTTGTACAAATTATTGAAGGAACGCGGGCGTTTCGATGATAGAACTGCAGCTATATATGTAAGAGATTTAACCAAAGCCCTTATTTATTGCCATTCCAAAAAAGTTATACATAGGGATTTGAAACctgagaatttattaattggcCACAACTGGGAGCTGAAGATAGCTGATTTTGGTTGGTCTGTGCACTCTCCATCTTCTAGACGTATGACATTATGTGGCACTTTGGATTATTTATCACCTGAAATGATAGATGGGAAACCACATAGCTATGCAGTGGATATTTGGAGTTTGGGAGTGTTATGCTACGAGTTATTAGTTGGTTTACCTCCATTTGACGCTAAGGATTCTCaccaaacatataaaaagatacgctatgtcataataaaatatccagAATTTGTCTCCGAGAAAGCTAAAGACTTGATGGGAAAATTATTAGTGATTAATCCAGAACAAAGGCTACCGCTAGCAAGTGTTCTCCAGCATCCATGGATCATAGAAAATGCCCCTGAAGGTGCAACAGCACCTGCTTTCAATCCTGAACCAAAACAATTGtag
- the LOC119834820 gene encoding glutamate receptor ionotropic, delta-1, which translates to MLRITAFVLLGIGVSFVSADIGPIIKELKVKTDLQYVIIDILNHIARKEDVSCVAAFTDTVYLNVFEGGLFKKTFPMAFVTIVVEEREDLLSPNFHTLESIREAKKDGCNVYLIILANGLQATRLLTFGDRYRLLDTRAMYIMLHDIRLFHSDFHYLWKRIVNVIFIKHHKKVIGKFKSKAWFDLTTIPFPNPIKEVFISQRVDIWRNGRFHYGRNLFVDKTSNLNGEILNVVYLEHVPSVTVVKTNETNKISGVEVEILNTLSQKMNFKPKLYQAIHADFHKWGEKLANGSFSGLLGEIVNGKADLALANLQYTPYHLDLTDLSIPYTSQCWTFLTPEALTDNSWKTLILPFKLYMWIAVLLVLLVTGSIFFGLAYYYLDLLDFKEQSRNLQNKENFSEKSPHVINGHAKPVGLYLFGEITNSILYTYGMLLVVSLPKLPTGWSIRLLTGWYWLYCILLVVSYRASMTAILANPAPRVTIDTLKELVDSKLPCGGWGSETKNFFQQSLDEKGQKIGEKFESINDPDEAAERIAQGVFAYYDSANFLKYLSVKRRNVNMHIQDDNSTMNGTGMVNRTGMERSLHIMSDCVVNTPISIGFHKNSPLKPLADIYLRRIVEVGLVEKWLNDAMYKIRSLDTSEEEIKALINLKKLYCAFIALAIGYSLSLLCLIGEFIHWNCIVKRDPQFDKYFLDEYYKTKNKKH; encoded by the exons aTGCTTCGAATAACAGCATTCGTACTGCTTGGGATTGGGGTTAGCTT TGTATCTGCAGATATTGGGCCAATTATAAAAGAGTTAAAAGTAAAGACAGATTTACAGTATGTTATCATCGATATATTAAATCACATAGCGAGGAAAGAAGATGTTTCATGCGTCGCCGCATTCACCGACACCGTTTACTTGAACGTGTTTGAAGGAGGGCTGTTTAAGAAAACTTTTCCAATGGCTTTTGTGACg attGTTGTAGAAGAGCGTGAAGATTTGCTCTCACCGAACTTTCATACGCTAGAATCTATACGAGAAGCGAAAAAAGATGGctgcaatgtttatttaattatattagcgAACGGTTTGCAAGCTACGAGGTTGCTAACATTTGGGGATAG ataCCGCCTGCTTGATACCAGAGCCATGTACATAATGCTCCACGACATAAGACTATTTCACAGCGATTTCCACTACCTTTGGAAGCGAATAGTCAACGTTATTTTCATAAAGCACCATAAGAAAGTCATTGGCAAATTTAAGAGCAAAGCATGGTTCGATTTAACTACCATACCATTTCCTAATCCGATAAAAGAGGTTTTTATATCGCAAAGGGTCGATATTTGGAGAAATGGTAGGTTCCACTATGGAAGAAACTTGTTCGTAGATAAGACAAGCAATTTAAATGGTGAGATTTTAAACGTGGTGTATTTAGAGCATGTCCCCTCCGTGACGGTAGTGAAAACAAATGAAACGAACAAAATCAGCGGTGTTGAAGTGGAA ATCCTCAACACATTGTCACAAAAGATGAATTTCAAACCGAAATTATACCAAGCAATTCACGCAGACTTCCATAAATGGGGTGAAAAGCTGGCCAATGGTTCTTTTTCCGGTCTTCTCGGTGAAATAGTGAATGGTAAAGCGGATTTAGCACTAGCCAATCTGCAGTACACACCATACCATTTGGATTTAACCGACTTAAGTATACCCTACACATCGCAATGTTGGACGTTCCTTACGCCTGAAGCGCTGACTGACAATTCTTGGAAAACACTCATCTTGCCTTTTAA atTGTACATGTGGATCGCCGTACTCCTGGTACTATTAGTAACAGGATCGATCTTTTTCGGCTTAGCCTATTATTACTTGGACTTGTTAGATTTCAAGGAGCAATCAagaaatttacaaaacaaagaaaattttagTG aaaaatcccCTCACGTAATTAATGGAC ATGCAAAACCAGTCGGGTTATATTTGTTCGGCGAAATTACAAATAGCATTCTTTATACATATGGAATGTTACTCGTCGTTTCACTGCCTAAGCTGCCAACGGGCTGGTCGATACGGCTTTTGACCGGATGGTACtggttatattgtattttattagtagtaTCGTACAGAGCGAGTATGACAGCCATTCTAGCCAACCCAGCACCTAGAGTCACTATAGACACCTTAAAAGAATTAGTCGATAGCAAGCTCCCTTGTGGTGGCTGGGGCAGCGAAACTAAGAATTTCTTTCAACAATCCTTAGATGAGAAAGGCCAGAAAATTGGAGAGAAATTCGAAAGTATTAACGATCCCGATGAAGCCGCTGAAAGAATCGCTCAGGGCGTTTTCGCATACTACGATAGCgccaattttcttaaataccTCAGCGTTAAACGAAGAAATGTGAACATGCACATCCAAGACGATAATTCGACGATGAATGGCACTGGAATGGTAAATAGAACAGGCATGGAAAGGAGTCTTCATATTATGTCCGATTGTGTGGTTAACACACCGATTTCTATaggttttcataaaaattcacCTTTAAAGCCTCTAGCTGATATATATTTACGTCGTATTGTTGAAGTGGGTCTGGTGGAGAAATGGCTTAATGATGCCATGTACAAAATAAGATCCTTAGACACTAGTGAAGAAGAAATCAAAGCTTTGATAAAtctgaaaaaattatactgtGCTTTCATTGCTTTGGCCATTGGATATTCATTGAGCCTTTTGTGCCTTATAGGTGAATTCATTCATTGGAATTGCATCGTAAAACGAGACCCACAATttgataaatactttttagatGAATATTATAAGACCAAGAACAAAAAGCATTGA